One Egicoccus halophilus genomic region harbors:
- a CDS encoding DNA-directed RNA polymerase subunit beta' has product MLDVNHFDSLRISLAEAPQIRMWSNGEVKKPETINYRTLKPEKDGLFCEKIFGPTRDWECYCGKYKRVRFKGIICERCGVEVTRAKVRRERMGHIELAAPVTHIWYLKGVPSRLGYLLDMSPKDLEKVIYFAAYVITSVDDDKRHDALPELEEELRLEKQEIEKQLEVDRSELLAQLEATLAELEAEGAKADVVKKERKEIEKQLKTVSVRATNELEHLDKVLDTFKKLSPKQLIQEELVYRDMRDRFGDYFAGGMGAEAVRQLLDNLDLESEAVELRGIIAEGKGQKKQRATKRLKVVEALRKTANKPGAMVLEAIPVIPPDLRPMVQLDGGRFATSDLNDLYRRVINRNNRLKRLLDLGAPEIIVNNEKRMLQEAVDALFDNGRRGRPVTGPGNRPLKSLSDMLKGKQGRFRQNLLGKRVDYSGRSVIVVGPQLRMHQCGLPKQMALELFKPFVMKRLVDLNYAQNIKSAKRMVERQRAQVWDVLEEVIQDHPVMLNRAPTLHRLGIQAFMPTLVEGKAIQLHPLVCTAFNADFDGDQMAVHLPLSAEAQAEARILMLAPHNILSPATGRPIASPTQDMVLGIYWLTFTEADASAERELTGLPVFSSMGEVERALDDKVVHVQDPIVLRLRNKDLAPEDRPAAYREDDEAWAELRDSGAPVRVITTAGRAIFNEALPAEYPFVNETVTKARAGDIINQCTDQFPRWQVVEVLDAMKDLGYRNATKAGVTIAVSDVETPAIKADVLSRSEQRTAKIEKQFARGVITDSERRQELIEIWTEATAEVADAMEQSFAPTNPFFMMANSGARGNMTQLRQIAAMRGLVANPKGEIIPRPIKANYREGLSVLEFFIATHGARKGLADTALRTADSGYLTRRLVDVSQDLIIREDDCGTDRGVEAIVGEHDSQTLYGRVLARDVMLPGTDEVLMAAGSLVVDTGVRRLRSALVKNLHPETGEALAQPATDEDRVVRVRSVLTCETEIGVCRACYGELLANGAMVDMGEAVGIVAAQSIGEPGTQLTMRTFHTGGVASADDITQGLPRVVELFEARSPRGKAEIARIAGRVEIEETDRGRILRILGARDQVDEHELLRGARLFRADDGSVEIADGASVEVGQQLTMGAIDPHELLEVLGVRTAQLHLVQEVQDVYRSQGVPIHDKHVELIVRQMFRRVNVVDPGDTTFLPGDNIDRVKFKKENDRVLAEGGQPAAGRQMLMGITKASLATDSWLSAASFQETTRVLTEAALESASDPLVGLKENVIIGKLIPAGTGLADYRAIEVGHTEMPEQALPADIAEFLASTESYEGDGSWGFDGGWGFDDFPGDAGQQQ; this is encoded by the coding sequence ATGCTGGACGTGAACCACTTCGATTCGCTTCGGATCTCGCTGGCGGAGGCGCCGCAGATCCGTATGTGGTCCAACGGTGAGGTCAAGAAGCCGGAGACCATCAACTACCGCACGCTCAAGCCGGAGAAGGACGGGCTCTTCTGCGAGAAGATCTTCGGTCCCACCCGGGACTGGGAGTGCTACTGCGGCAAGTACAAGCGCGTGCGCTTCAAGGGCATCATCTGCGAGCGCTGCGGCGTCGAGGTGACCCGGGCCAAGGTCCGCCGTGAGCGGATGGGCCACATCGAGCTCGCCGCGCCGGTGACCCACATCTGGTACCTCAAGGGCGTGCCGTCGCGGCTGGGCTACCTGCTCGACATGTCGCCCAAGGACCTCGAGAAGGTCATCTACTTCGCGGCCTACGTCATCACGTCGGTCGACGACGACAAGCGCCACGACGCGCTGCCCGAGCTCGAGGAGGAGCTGCGTCTCGAGAAGCAGGAGATCGAGAAGCAGCTCGAGGTCGACCGCAGCGAGCTGCTCGCGCAGCTCGAGGCGACCCTGGCCGAGCTCGAGGCCGAGGGCGCCAAGGCCGACGTGGTCAAGAAGGAACGCAAGGAGATCGAGAAGCAGCTCAAGACGGTCTCCGTCCGCGCGACCAACGAGCTCGAGCACCTCGACAAGGTGCTGGACACCTTCAAGAAGCTCTCGCCCAAGCAGCTCATCCAGGAGGAGCTGGTCTACCGCGACATGCGCGACCGGTTCGGCGACTACTTCGCCGGTGGCATGGGTGCCGAGGCCGTCCGTCAGCTGCTCGACAACCTCGACCTCGAGAGCGAGGCCGTGGAGCTGCGCGGCATCATCGCCGAGGGCAAGGGGCAGAAGAAGCAGCGCGCGACGAAGCGCCTGAAGGTCGTCGAGGCCCTGCGCAAGACCGCCAACAAGCCCGGCGCGATGGTGCTCGAGGCGATCCCGGTGATCCCGCCGGACCTGCGCCCGATGGTGCAGCTCGACGGTGGCCGGTTCGCGACCAGCGACCTCAACGACCTCTACCGCCGCGTCATCAACCGCAACAACCGCCTCAAGCGTCTGCTCGACCTCGGTGCCCCCGAGATCATCGTGAACAACGAGAAGCGGATGTTGCAGGAGGCCGTCGACGCGCTGTTCGACAACGGCCGCCGTGGGCGTCCGGTCACCGGACCGGGTAACCGTCCGCTGAAGTCGCTGTCCGACATGCTCAAGGGCAAGCAGGGCCGGTTCCGTCAGAACCTGCTCGGCAAGCGCGTCGACTACTCCGGTCGTTCGGTGATCGTGGTCGGTCCGCAACTGCGCATGCACCAGTGCGGTCTGCCCAAGCAGATGGCGCTCGAGCTGTTCAAGCCGTTCGTCATGAAGCGGTTGGTCGACCTCAACTACGCGCAGAACATCAAGAGCGCGAAGCGGATGGTCGAGCGGCAGCGCGCCCAGGTCTGGGACGTCCTCGAAGAGGTCATCCAGGACCACCCGGTGATGCTCAACCGCGCGCCGACCCTGCACCGTCTGGGCATCCAGGCGTTCATGCCGACGTTGGTCGAGGGCAAGGCCATCCAGCTGCACCCGCTGGTGTGCACCGCCTTCAACGCCGACTTCGACGGTGACCAGATGGCGGTCCACCTGCCGCTGTCGGCCGAGGCGCAGGCCGAGGCCCGCATCCTGATGCTCGCGCCGCACAACATCCTGTCGCCGGCGACCGGTCGTCCGATCGCGTCGCCGACCCAGGACATGGTGCTGGGCATCTACTGGCTGACCTTCACCGAGGCCGACGCCTCGGCGGAGCGGGAGTTGACCGGCCTGCCCGTGTTCAGCTCCATGGGTGAGGTCGAGCGGGCGCTCGACGACAAGGTCGTGCACGTGCAGGACCCGATCGTGCTGCGCCTGCGCAACAAGGACCTCGCACCCGAGGACCGTCCCGCGGCCTACCGCGAGGACGACGAGGCATGGGCCGAACTGCGTGACTCCGGGGCACCGGTGCGCGTGATCACCACCGCCGGGCGGGCCATCTTCAACGAGGCGCTGCCGGCCGAGTACCCGTTCGTCAACGAGACGGTGACCAAGGCCCGTGCGGGCGACATCATCAACCAGTGCACGGACCAGTTCCCGCGCTGGCAGGTGGTCGAGGTCCTCGACGCCATGAAGGACCTGGGTTACCGCAACGCCACCAAGGCCGGCGTCACCATCGCCGTCTCGGACGTCGAGACGCCCGCCATCAAGGCGGACGTGCTCTCGCGCTCCGAACAGCGCACGGCCAAGATCGAGAAGCAGTTCGCCCGCGGGGTCATCACCGACTCCGAGCGGCGACAGGAACTGATCGAGATCTGGACCGAGGCGACCGCCGAGGTGGCCGACGCGATGGAGCAGTCGTTCGCGCCGACCAACCCGTTCTTCATGATGGCCAACTCCGGCGCCCGAGGGAACATGACCCAGCTGCGGCAGATCGCCGCCATGCGTGGGCTCGTGGCCAACCCGAAGGGTGAGATCATCCCGCGGCCGATCAAGGCCAACTACCGCGAGGGGCTCTCGGTCCTCGAGTTCTTCATCGCGACCCACGGTGCCCGCAAGGGTCTGGCCGACACGGCGCTGCGCACCGCCGACTCCGGGTATCTCACCCGGCGTCTGGTGGACGTCTCGCAGGACCTCATCATCCGTGAGGACGACTGCGGGACCGACCGCGGCGTCGAGGCGATCGTCGGCGAGCACGACTCGCAGACGCTCTACGGCCGGGTGCTGGCCCGCGACGTGATGCTGCCGGGGACCGACGAGGTCCTGATGGCGGCCGGCTCGCTGGTGGTCGACACCGGTGTTCGTCGCCTGCGGTCCGCGCTGGTCAAGAACCTGCACCCGGAGACCGGTGAGGCGCTCGCGCAGCCGGCCACCGACGAGGACCGCGTCGTCCGGGTCCGCTCCGTGCTGACCTGCGAGACCGAGATCGGGGTCTGCCGGGCCTGCTACGGCGAGCTGCTCGCCAACGGCGCCATGGTCGACATGGGCGAGGCGGTCGGCATCGTCGCCGCCCAGTCCATCGGTGAGCCCGGTACGCAGCTGACCATGCGTACCTTCCACACCGGTGGTGTCGCCTCCGCGGACGACATCACGCAGGGTCTGCCGCGTGTCGTCGAGCTGTTCGAGGCCCGCTCGCCACGAGGCAAGGCCGAGATCGCCCGCATCGCCGGTCGCGTCGAGATCGAGGAGACCGATCGCGGTCGCATCCTGCGCATCCTCGGCGCCCGTGACCAGGTCGACGAGCACGAACTGCTGCGTGGTGCCCGGTTGTTCCGGGCCGACGACGGCTCGGTGGAGATCGCCGACGGCGCCAGCGTGGAGGTGGGCCAGCAGCTCACCATGGGTGCCATCGACCCGCACGAACTGCTCGAGGTGCTCGGTGTCCGCACCGCCCAACTGCACCTGGTGCAGGAGGTGCAGGACGTCTACCGCTCGCAGGGTGTGCCGATCCACGACAAGCACGTGGAGCTCATCGTGCGCCAGATGTTCCGCCGCGTGAACGTGGTGGACCCCGGCGACACGACCTTCCTGCCGGGGGACAACATCGACCGGGTGAAGTTCAAGAAGGAGAACGACCGCGTGCTCGCCGAAGGTGGGCAGCCCGCGGCCGGCCGGCAGATGCTGATGGGCATCACCAAGGCGTCGTTGGCCACGGACTCGTGGCTGTCGGCGGCCTCCTTCCAGGAGACGACCCGCGTGCTCACCGAAGCCGCCCTCGAGTCCGCGTCGGACCCGCTGGTCGGCCTCAAGGAGAACGTCATCATCGGCAAGCTGATCCCCGCAGGGACCGGCCTGGCCGACTACCGGGCCATCGAGGTGGGTCACACCGAGATGCCCGAGCAGGCACTGCCCGCCGACATCGCCGAGTTCCTCGCGTCGACCGAGTCCTACGAAGGCGACGGGTCGTGGGGCTTCGACGGCGGCTGGGGATTCGACGACTTCCCCGGCGACGCCGGTCAGCAGCAGTAG
- the rpsL gene encoding 30S ribosomal protein S12 yields MPTIQQLVRKGRTSKAKKNKTLALKGSPQRRGVCTRVYTTTPKKPNSALRKVCRVRLTSGIEVTAYIPGEGHNLQEHSMVLVRGGRVKDLPGVRYKVIRGTLDAAPVRDRKQSRSRYGVKKEG; encoded by the coding sequence ATGCCCACCATCCAGCAGCTGGTGCGTAAGGGCCGCACGTCGAAGGCCAAGAAGAACAAGACCTTGGCGCTCAAGGGTTCGCCCCAGCGCCGCGGCGTGTGCACGCGCGTCTACACCACCACCCCGAAGAAGCCGAACTCGGCGCTGCGCAAGGTCTGCCGCGTCCGGCTGACCTCCGGCATCGAGGTCACGGCCTACATCCCGGGTGAGGGGCACAACCTGCAGGAGCACTCGATGGTGCTCGTGCGTGGCGGTCGTGTGAAGGACCTGCCGGGTGTCCGTTACAAGGTCATCCGTGGAACGCTCGACGCCGCCCCGGTGCGCGACCGCAAGCAGTCGCGTTCCCGCTACGGCGTGAAGAAGGAGGGCTGA
- the rpsG gene encoding 30S ribosomal protein S7 gives MPRKGSPGRRKLTPDPKYGSVLVTQLTNRVMRDGKRSVAERIVYDALANIGNRTQGGDPISVLKRAIENVKPQLEVKSRRVGGATYQVPIEVRPARSTTLALRWVVGYARIRREHTMSERLAGELLDASNGIGAAVKRREDTHKMAEANRAFAHYRW, from the coding sequence ATGCCTCGCAAGGGTTCCCCCGGGCGCCGCAAGCTCACCCCGGACCCCAAGTACGGGTCCGTGCTGGTGACCCAGTTGACCAACCGCGTGATGCGCGACGGCAAGCGTTCCGTCGCCGAGCGCATCGTGTACGACGCGCTCGCCAACATCGGCAACCGCACGCAGGGCGGCGACCCGATCTCCGTGCTCAAGCGGGCGATCGAGAACGTCAAGCCCCAGCTCGAGGTCAAGTCCCGCCGCGTCGGTGGTGCCACCTACCAGGTGCCCATCGAGGTGCGTCCCGCCCGCTCCACCACCCTCGCGCTGCGCTGGGTCGTCGGCTACGCCCGGATCCGTCGTGAGCACACGATGAGCGAGCGTCTCGCCGGCGAGCTGCTCGACGCCTCCAACGGCATCGGGGCCGCGGTCAAGCGCCGCGAGGACACGCACAAGATGGCCGAGGCCAACCGCGCCTTCGCCCACTACCGGTGGTGA
- the fusA gene encoding elongation factor G encodes MAVKRTVKLEQLRNIGIMAHIDAGKTTTTERILFYTGKSYKIGEVHDGAATMDWMVQEQERGITITSAATTCAWGDTTINIIDTPGHVDFTVEVERSLRVLDGAVTVFDGVAGVEPQSETVWRQADKYGVPRICFVNKLDRTGASFEYSFNSIRERLTPDAVRAQLPIGLEDQLEGVIDLVEMRGIVWKGEDLGASFEYVEVPAELKDEAETYRAELMERVAESDEELTEYYLENGELTTEQLKDGLRRATINNQIVPVFCGSAFKNKGVQPLLDAVVDYLPSPLEVPPIKGTDPKSGNEIIREPADDQPFAALAFKVMTDPYVGTLTFARVYSGTLEAGSHVVNVTKDSKQRVGRILQMHANHREENVACMTGDIVALVGLKDTTTGDTITTPDSRVLLESMEFPDPVIEIAVEPKTKTDQEKLSVALQKLAEEDPTFRVKTDEETGQTLIGGMGELHLEIIVDRLMREFKVEANVGRPQVAYREAVKKKVEKVDLKYARQTGGRGQYGHVVIDVEPLTADLKTELELEEDVHYLFENKTVGGSVPKEYVGSVDQGIQEALASGVLAGYPLVDVKVTLVDGSYHDVDSSEMAFKIAGSMAIKEAARKAGIQLLEPVMDVEVTTPDDFMGDVMGDLSGRRGLIQGSQPRGHATVVNARVPLSEMFGYATDVRSMTQGRASYTMQFGAYEPAPSSIQEEIVAKTRGE; translated from the coding sequence ATGGCCGTCAAGCGCACCGTGAAGCTCGAGCAGCTTCGCAACATCGGCATCATGGCCCACATCGATGCCGGGAAGACCACCACGACCGAGCGCATCCTCTTCTACACCGGTAAGTCCTACAAGATCGGTGAGGTGCACGACGGCGCCGCCACCATGGACTGGATGGTGCAGGAGCAGGAGCGCGGCATCACGATCACGTCGGCCGCGACCACCTGTGCGTGGGGCGACACGACGATCAACATCATCGACACGCCCGGCCACGTCGACTTCACGGTCGAGGTCGAGCGCTCGCTGCGTGTCCTCGACGGCGCGGTCACCGTCTTCGACGGGGTCGCCGGTGTCGAGCCGCAGTCGGAGACGGTGTGGCGCCAGGCCGACAAGTACGGCGTGCCGCGGATCTGCTTCGTCAACAAGCTCGACCGCACCGGTGCGTCGTTCGAGTACTCGTTCAACTCCATCCGTGAGCGCCTCACCCCCGACGCCGTCCGGGCCCAGCTGCCCATCGGCCTCGAGGACCAGCTCGAGGGCGTCATCGACCTCGTCGAGATGCGCGGGATCGTGTGGAAGGGCGAGGACCTCGGGGCGTCGTTCGAGTACGTCGAGGTGCCGGCCGAGCTCAAGGACGAGGCCGAGACCTACCGCGCCGAGCTGATGGAGCGCGTCGCCGAGAGCGACGAGGAGCTCACGGAGTACTACCTCGAGAACGGTGAGCTGACCACCGAGCAGCTCAAGGACGGTCTGCGCCGGGCCACGATCAACAACCAGATCGTGCCGGTGTTCTGTGGCTCGGCGTTCAAGAACAAGGGCGTGCAGCCCCTGCTCGACGCCGTCGTCGACTACCTGCCCTCGCCGCTCGAGGTCCCGCCGATCAAGGGCACCGACCCGAAGTCGGGCAACGAGATCATCCGCGAGCCGGCCGACGACCAGCCGTTCGCGGCGCTGGCCTTCAAGGTCATGACCGACCCCTACGTCGGCACCCTGACCTTCGCCCGCGTCTACTCCGGCACGCTCGAGGCCGGCTCGCACGTGGTCAACGTGACCAAGGACTCCAAGCAGCGGGTCGGCCGCATCCTGCAGATGCACGCCAACCACCGTGAGGAGAACGTCGCCTGCATGACCGGCGACATCGTCGCGCTGGTGGGCCTGAAGGACACCACCACCGGTGACACGATCACCACGCCCGACTCGCGCGTGCTGCTCGAGTCGATGGAGTTCCCCGACCCGGTCATCGAGATCGCGGTCGAGCCCAAGACCAAGACCGACCAGGAAAAGCTCTCCGTGGCCCTGCAGAAGCTGGCCGAGGAGGACCCGACCTTCCGCGTCAAGACCGACGAGGAGACCGGGCAGACCCTGATCGGCGGCATGGGCGAGCTGCACCTCGAGATCATCGTCGACCGCCTCATGCGCGAGTTCAAGGTCGAGGCCAACGTCGGTCGCCCGCAGGTCGCCTACCGCGAAGCCGTGAAGAAGAAGGTCGAGAAGGTCGACCTCAAGTACGCCCGGCAGACCGGTGGTCGCGGTCAGTACGGCCACGTCGTCATCGACGTCGAGCCGCTCACCGCGGACCTCAAGACCGAGCTCGAGCTCGAGGAGGACGTGCACTACCTCTTCGAGAACAAGACCGTCGGTGGTTCCGTGCCCAAGGAGTACGTGGGCTCGGTCGACCAGGGCATCCAGGAGGCGCTGGCCTCGGGTGTGCTCGCCGGCTACCCGCTCGTCGACGTCAAGGTCACGCTCGTCGACGGCAGCTACCACGACGTGGACTCGTCCGAGATGGCGTTCAAGATCGCCGGTTCGATGGCGATCAAGGAAGCCGCCCGCAAGGCCGGCATCCAGCTGCTCGAGCCGGTCATGGACGTCGAGGTCACCACGCCCGACGACTTCATGGGCGACGTCATGGGCGACCTGTCGGGTCGTCGCGGTCTGATCCAGGGCTCGCAGCCCCGCGGTCACGCCACGGTCGTCAACGCCCGCGTCCCGCTGTCGGAGATGTTCGGCTACGCGACCGACGTGCGCTCGATGACCCAGGGCCGCGCCAGCTACACGATGCAGTTCGGCGCCTACGAACCGGCGCCGTCGAGCATCCAGGAAGAGATCGTCGCCAAGACCCGAGGCGAGTGA
- the tuf gene encoding elongation factor Tu: MAKEKFERNKPHMNIGTIGHVDHGKTTLTAAITNVLHKHNPNVQSMAFDAIDKAPEERERGITINVSHVEYETDARHYAHVDAPGHADYVKNMITGAAQMDGAILVVSAADGPMPQTREHVLLARQVGVPKLIVALNKVDMVDDEELLELVEMEVRELLDSYDFPGDDTPVVRVSALRALEGDESYESSIMELMGAVDEYFEEPERALDKPFIMPIEDVFSITGRGTVVTGRIEGGKVNVGDTVAIIGLKDTTTTTVTGVEMFRKLLDEGMAGDNVGVLLRGTKKEDVERGQVLAAPNSITPHTDFEAQVYILSKEEGGRHTPFFNNYRPQFYFRTTDVTGAVTLPDGVEMVMPGDNTEMTVELIQPIAMDEGLKFAIREGGRTVGAGRVTNINK; encoded by the coding sequence ATGGCCAAGGAAAAGTTCGAGCGGAACAAGCCGCACATGAACATCGGCACGATCGGTCACGTCGACCATGGGAAGACGACGTTGACGGCGGCGATCACGAATGTGCTGCACAAGCACAACCCGAATGTGCAGTCGATGGCGTTCGACGCGATCGACAAGGCGCCGGAGGAGCGTGAGCGCGGGATCACGATCAACGTGTCGCACGTGGAGTACGAGACGGATGCGCGTCACTATGCGCACGTGGATGCTCCGGGTCACGCGGACTACGTGAAGAACATGATCACGGGTGCGGCGCAGATGGATGGCGCGATCCTGGTGGTCAGTGCGGCGGATGGTCCGATGCCGCAGACGCGTGAGCACGTGTTGTTGGCGCGTCAGGTTGGTGTGCCGAAGTTGATCGTGGCGCTCAACAAGGTCGACATGGTCGATGACGAGGAGCTGCTCGAGCTGGTGGAGATGGAGGTTCGTGAGCTGTTGGACAGCTACGACTTCCCGGGTGACGACACGCCGGTGGTGCGGGTGTCGGCGTTGCGTGCGCTCGAGGGTGATGAGTCGTACGAGTCGTCGATCATGGAGTTGATGGGCGCGGTCGACGAGTACTTCGAGGAGCCGGAGCGGGCGCTGGACAAGCCGTTCATCATGCCGATCGAGGACGTGTTCTCGATCACGGGTCGTGGGACGGTGGTCACGGGTCGTATCGAGGGTGGCAAGGTCAACGTCGGTGACACGGTCGCGATCATCGGTCTGAAGGACACGACGACGACGACGGTGACCGGTGTGGAGATGTTCCGCAAGTTGCTCGACGAGGGCATGGCGGGCGACAACGTGGGTGTGCTTCTTCGTGGGACGAAGAAGGAGGACGTGGAGCGGGGTCAGGTGCTCGCGGCGCCGAACTCGATCACGCCGCACACGGACTTCGAGGCGCAGGTGTACATCCTCTCGAAGGAGGAGGGTGGCCGTCACACGCCGTTCTTCAACAACTACCGGCCGCAGTTCTACTTCCGGACGACGGATGTGACCGGTGCGGTCACGTTGCCCGATGGGGTGGAGATGGTGATGCCGGGTGACAACACCGAGATGACGGTGGAGTTGATCCAGCCGATCGCGATGGACGAGGGTCTGAAGTTCGCGATCCGTGAGGGTGGCCGCACGGTTGGTGCCGGTCGGGTCACCAACATCAACAAGTAG
- the rpsJ gene encoding 30S ribosomal protein S10 — MAADQKIRIRLKAYDHEVLDRSAREIVDTVEATGAHVTGPVPLPTERNVWAVIRSPHKYKDSREHFEMRTHKRLIDIHQPTQKTIDKLMGLSLPAGVDIEIKL; from the coding sequence ATGGCTGCTGACCAGAAGATCCGCATTCGCCTGAAGGCGTACGACCACGAGGTCCTGGACCGATCCGCGCGCGAGATCGTGGACACCGTCGAGGCCACGGGGGCGCACGTCACCGGGCCGGTACCGCTGCCGACCGAGCGCAACGTGTGGGCCGTCATCCGCTCGCCGCACAAGTACAAGGACTCGCGGGAGCACTTCGAGATGCGCACCCACAAGCGCCTCATCGACATCCACCAGCCGACGCAGAAGACCATCGACAAGCTGATGGGTCTGTCGCTTCCGGCCGGCGTGGACATCGAGATCAAGCTCTGA
- the rplC gene encoding 50S ribosomal protein L3: protein MASKGILGTKLGMTQVFDEDNRIVPVTVVQAEPNTVTQVKTSETDGYVAVQLAYGTRKRTTKPMAGHLAKANVDSARVLAELRLAAADELPEVGSNVSVEAFAKGDVIDVTGTSKGKGHAGVMKRHNFRGMGDGHGVKKKNRHPGSVGNASTPGRTFKGQRMAGRMGGERVTVQNLEVVDVDTEHHLILVKGALPGADGQVVFLKSAVKARKGGEA from the coding sequence ATGGCTTCCAAGGGCATCTTGGGGACCAAGCTCGGCATGACGCAGGTCTTCGACGAGGACAACCGCATCGTCCCCGTGACCGTGGTCCAGGCCGAGCCCAACACCGTGACCCAGGTCAAGACCAGCGAGACCGACGGCTACGTCGCCGTCCAGCTGGCCTACGGCACCCGCAAGCGCACCACCAAGCCGATGGCCGGCCACCTCGCCAAGGCCAACGTCGACAGCGCCCGCGTGCTCGCCGAGCTGCGCCTGGCCGCTGCCGACGAGCTTCCCGAGGTGGGAAGTAACGTGTCGGTCGAGGCGTTCGCCAAGGGTGACGTCATCGACGTCACCGGCACCAGCAAGGGCAAGGGCCACGCCGGCGTCATGAAGCGGCACAACTTCCGCGGCATGGGTGACGGGCACGGCGTCAAGAAGAAGAACCGCCACCCGGGTTCGGTCGGCAACGCCTCGACCCCGGGGCGCACCTTCAAGGGCCAGCGCATGGCGGGTCGCATGGGTGGCGAACGCGTCACCGTGCAGAACCTCGAGGTCGTGGACGTCGACACCGAGCACCACCTCATCCTCGTCAAGGGCGCACTGCCCGGGGCGGACGGTCAGGTCGTGTTCCTCAAGTCGGCGGTCAAGGCGCGGAAGGGCGGTGAGGCCTGA